In Pectinophora gossypiella chromosome 1, ilPecGoss1.1, whole genome shotgun sequence, one genomic interval encodes:
- the LOC126368268 gene encoding cAMP-dependent protein kinase catalytic subunit 3 translates to MMMASAKLVRDCSSELSSDVRSLSVASSTEEQESTTSESEYTEEEKEYELDDLQILKTIGTGTFGRVCLCRDKAADEYLAMKILSMADVIRLKQVDHVMNEKNILAEINHPFIVNLRWWTHDDSCIYMLFDYVCGGELFSYLRNAGRFSNSIGNFYASEIVSALEYLHARNIVYRDLKPENLLLAKDGHLKITDFGFAKKLTDRTWTLCGTPEYLAPEIIQSKGHNKAVDWWALGVLIYEMLVGYPPFYDDNPFGIYEKILNGRVEWPRHLDPVAKDIIKKLLVQDRTKRLGNMKCGSEDVKRHRWFKHIDWADVFMKKLQPPIIPSVSYEGDTSNFDEYPETDWKSVRSLDPEELKLFANF, encoded by the exons ATGATGATGGCTAGTGCAAAGTTGGTGAGGGATTGCAGCTCGGAGCTGAGCTCAGACGTGAGGTCCCTGTCGGTGGCGTCTTCCACAGAGGAGCAGGAGTCTACCACCTCTGAGTCAGAGTACACTGAAGAAGAGAAAGAGTATGAATTGGACGACCTTCAAATCCTTAAAACTATTG GTACGGGAACATTCGGGCGGGTTTGTCTGTGTCGGGACAAAGCCGCTGACGAATACTTGGCGATGAAAATCCTCTCCATGGCCGACGTCATCCGTTTAAAACAAGTCGATCACGTCATGAACGAGAAGAATATTCTAGCCGAGATCAATCATCCCTTCATAGTTAATTT ACGGTGGTGGACGCATGACGACTCGTGTATCTACATGTTGTTCGACTACGTGTGCGGCGGGGAGCTGTTCTCCTACTTGAGGAATGCTGGCAGGTTCAGCAATAGCATTG GTAACTTCTATGCATCAGAAATAGTATCAGCTCTAGAATACCTTCATGCAAGAAACATAGTATACAGAGACTTGAAGCCAGAGAACCTTCTACTGGCGAAGGACGGACACCTGAAGATCACAGACTTTGGGTTCGCGAAGAAACTGACGGATCGAACCTGGACCCTCTGCGGGACCCCGGAGTACTTAGCCCCTGAAATTATCCAGAGCAAAGGACATAATAAAGCTGTCGATTGGTGGGCTTTAG GAGTGCTGATCTACGAGATGCTAGTGGGCTATCCCCCGTTCTATGATGACAACCCGTTTGGAATATACGAGAAGATCCTCAACGGGCGCGTGGAATGGCCACGACATCTGGACCCAGTGGCCAAAGACATCATCAAGAAACTTCTCGTCCAAGACAGGACCAAGCGACTGGGAAATATGAAG TGCGGGTCGGAGGACGTGAAGAGGCACAGATGGTTCAAGCACATAGACTGGGCTGACGTCTTTATGAAAAAGTTGCAG CCGCCGATCATCCCGTCAGTGTCATACGAAGGGGACACGTCCAACTTCGACGAGTACCCGGAGACTGACTGGAAGTCTGTGCGGTCCCTCGACCCTGAGGAGCTCAAACTCTTCGCCAACTTCTGA